From Drosophila nasuta strain 15112-1781.00 chromosome X, ASM2355853v1, whole genome shotgun sequence, one genomic window encodes:
- the LOC132795154 gene encoding WW domain-containing adapter protein with coiled-coil homolog isoform X3 encodes MKQEKKCKENLNRKCDKQKCNKSKILKSSKYSSSKRDYERDRSSNYRDRDISPGAGGGGGSGGGGGGGSGGGGGPLNNGNSYRSQSPDIDSPSSRSHDLRERSDHRSGGGGGGGGGGSGGGGGGGGSNDRYSFIQKMRDRERDVYKKDKYSDKRDRRGNDRDSESYRTNHDRDRRGGGGGGGAKLCSSRDNDKRSGSDDRDRERERDLRDKRDRGADRDRDMYKKDKYADKRERSDRGERVARYGDWSEHVSSSGKMYYYNCKTEVSQWEKPKEWVDRERNLPRDQHREKDYRDKDRDRDRDDRFSRSTYKHSNSSRDNSRLRWNYDNDGGPPSHRRRLDGRHNDNADMDISGDSTPTSEASYSLSGTPTTHGGSGGGGGGSGGGGVGGGIQSSESQSALGNALPRLASHPNPSAVVTPMGAHYGAASVGATGGGSAAGGSGGSGGGPVSGATMLPTSGLASVPAGIANSSNSSLRNSVVGHIGSTSSTTVPTLANQEHHLNSNAPGPPGKLVSGGKEQSMMMRQKLHLGLSGLDHHMLVAGSGGGGSGVGPTGAGSGSAVDAVNHAYNSVNNVSASSLSSLRDNSQLNSPLCMPHAHHSMSPSLSYTKSPIPTIVGHTNNVNASNAYTCNAPFGLKSVEGGVSVVSSSPAANAIGNSNAIVGSGGSSNNISSSGSSSNSSGGNSSIPGLGTVSGISVITSMGSNSLCGSALTGGEGPPTPTQELDLSGSALEQHQQQQVAAAAAAAVAAAALAVAQATQQLAAQQSQQQRKMDGSGSATLSTLQSCVSSVQASNLRGPEISPKLAKYFRADLIAHVTNWQAEVLERQAQKCCEDTHVFGDLTCTRICAELKCARSLVRTTEINATLQEQKIMYLRQQIRRIEESKTQNAFMSDDT; translated from the exons AGCTCAAAGTACAGCAGTTCAAAGCGCGACTATGAACGCGATCGTTCCTCCAACTATCGCGATCGTGACATCTCCCCAGGCgctggcggtggcggcggcagcggtggcggaggcggtggtggcagcggtggcggtggcggacCATTGAATAATGGCAATAGCTATCGCTCACAATCACCGGACATAGATTCGCCCTCATCACGTTCGCATGATTTACGCGAACGCAGCGATCATCGAAGtggaggcggaggcggtggtggtggcggtggcagcggtggaggtggcggcggcggtggcagcaaCGATCGTTACAGTTTCATACAAAAGATGCGCGATCGGGAGCGTGATGTTTACAAAAAGGACAAATATTCCG ACAAACGCGATCGGCGTGGCAATGATCGAGACTCGGAGTCGTATCGCACGAATCATGACAGGGATCGTcgtggtggcggcggcggtggcggagcCAAGTTATGTTCATCGCGCGACAACGACAAGCGTTCCGGTTCCGATGATCGGGATCGTGAGCGTGAGCGTGATCTGCGCGACAAGCGTGACAGAGGCGCCGATCGTGATCGGGACATGTACAAGAAGGACAAATACGCAg ACAAACGCGAACGCAGCGATCGCGGGGAACGTGTTGCTCGCTATGGCGACTGGAGTGAGCATGTTAGCTCATCTG GCAAAATGTATTACTATAACTGCAAAACTGAAGTCTCCCAGTGGGAGAAGCCTAAGGAATGGGTGGATAGAGAAAG GAATCTGCCGCGTGATCAGCATCGTGAGAAGGATTACCGTGACAAGGATCGGGACAGAGATCGCGATGATCGCTTCTCAAGATCAA CATATAAACATTCCAATTCATCGCGCGACAATTCACGACTGAGATGGAATTACGACAACGATGGCGGTCCACCAAGTCATCGAAGGCGCTTGGATG GTCGACATAACGACAACGCTGACATGGATATCAGCGGCGACTCGACGCCCACCTCGGAGGCCAGCTATTCGTTGAGCGGCACACCAACCACACACggtggcagcggcggcggtggcgggggcagcggtggcggtggtgttGGCGGTGGTATACAGTCTAGCGAATCACAGAGCGCATTAGGCAATGCACTGCCACGACTCGCCTCGCATCCAAATCCCAGCGCAGTCGTCACACCAATGGGTGCGCATTATGGTGCCGCATCCGTGGGCGCCACAGGTGGCGGCAGTGCAGCAGGTGGCAGCGGCGGCAGTGGCGGTGGACCTGTTAGCGGTGCCACAATGCTACCCACCAGCGGATTGGCTTCGGTGCCAGCTGGCATTGccaacagtagcaacagcagccttAGAAACTCAGTTGTCGGACACATTGGCTCCACCTCCAGC ACGACTGTTCCGACGCTGGCGAATCAGGAGCATCATCTGAACTCGAATGCGCCCGGACCGCCTGGGAAGCTGGTTAGCGGCGGCAAGGAGCAATCAATGATGATGCGACAGAAGCTTCATTTAGGACTAAGTGGCTTAGATCATCATATGCTCGTCgccggcagcggcggcggtggcagcggTGTGGGACCCACAGGCGCCGGCAGCGGATCCGCCGTCGATGCCGTGAATCATGCCTACAATTCGGTTAACAATGTATCTGCCAGCAGCCTAAGCAGTTTAAG AGACAACAGCCAACTCAACTCACCACTGTGCATGCCGCATGCACATCACAGTATGTCGCCATCGCTGAGCTACACAAAGAGTCCGATACCAACGATCGTGGGTCACACGAATAATGTGAATGCCAGCAACGCCTATACCTGCAATGCCCCATTCGGTCTGAAGAGCGTCGAGGGCGGCGTCAGTGTTGTGTCCTCCTCACCGGCAGCAAATGCGATTGGCAATAGCAATGCGATTGttggcagcggcggcagcagcaacaacattagtagcagcggcagcagcagcaacagcagcggtggcaacagcagcatacCTGGCTTGGGGACTGTCAGCGGCATCAGCGTCATCACCTCCATGGGCAGCAATAGTTTGTGCGGCAGCGCATTGACTGGTGGCGAGGGGCCGCCAACGCCCACGCAGGAATTAGATTTAAGTGGCTCAGCTTTagaacaacaccaacaacaacaggtggccgctgccgcagcagcagccgtcgCCGCAGCAGCACTTGCCGTCGCCCAAGCGACGCAACAGCTAGCCGCGCAACAGTCTCAACAGCAGCGTAAAA TGGATGGCAGCGGTTCAGCCACACTCAGCACGCTGCAGAGTTGCGTCAGCTCTGTGCAGGCATCCAATCTGAGAGGTCCCGAAATATCGCCCAAATTGGCCAAATACTTCCGCGCCGATTTAATTGCGCATGTGACCAACTGGCAGGCGGAAGTTTTGGAGCGTCAG GCACAGAAATGCTGCGAGGACACGCATGTATTTGGGGACCTCACCTGCACTCGGATATGCGCTGAGCTGAAGTGTGCGCGCAGTTTAGTGCGAACCACGGAGATCAACGCTACGCTGCAGGAGCAAAA AATCATGTATCTGCGACAGCAAATTCGACGCATTGAGGAGTCGAAGACTCAGAACGCGTTCATGTCGGACGATACTTAG
- the LOC132795154 gene encoding WW domain-containing adapter protein with coiled-coil homolog isoform X2: MWPMEEGNSSVLTQLRYFEKHTSHTSYQSSKYSSSKRDYERDRSSNYRDRDISPGAGGGGGSGGGGGGGSGGGGGPLNNGNSYRSQSPDIDSPSSRSHDLRERSDHRSGGGGGGGGGGSGGGGGGGGSNDRYSFIQKMRDRERDVYKKDKYSDKRDRRGNDRDSESYRTNHDRDRRGGGGGGGAKLCSSRDNDKRSGSDDRDRERERDLRDKRDRGADRDRDMYKKDKYADKRERSDRGERVARYGDWSEHVSSSGKMYYYNCKTEVSQWEKPKEWVDRERNLPRDQHREKDYRDKDRDRDRDDRFSRSTYKHSNSSRDNSRLRWNYDNDGGPPSHRRRLDGRHNDNADMDISGDSTPTSEASYSLSGTPTTHGGSGGGGGGSGGGGVGGGIQSSESQSALGNALPRLASHPNPSAVVTPMGAHYGAASVGATGGGSAAGGSGGSGGGPVSGATMLPTSGLASVPAGIANSSNSSLRNSVVGHIGSTSSTTVPTLANQEHHLNSNAPGPPGKLVSGGKEQSMMMRQKLHLGLSGLDHHMLVAGSGGGGSGVGPTGAGSGSAVDAVNHAYNSVNNVSASSLSSLRDNSQLNSPLCMPHAHHSMSPSLSYTKSPIPTIVGHTNNVNASNAYTCNAPFGLKSVEGGVSVVSSSPAANAIGNSNAIVGSGGSSNNISSSGSSSNSSGGNSSIPGLGTVSGISVITSMGSNSLCGSALTGGEGPPTPTQELDLSGSALEQHQQQQVAAAAAAAVAAAALAVAQATQQLAAQQSQQQRKMDGSGSATLSTLQSCVSSVQASNLRGPEISPKLAKYFRADLIAHVTNWQAEVLERQAQKCCEDTHVFGDLTCTRICAELKCARSLVRTTEINATLQEQKIMYLRQQIRRIEESKTQNAFMSDDT; the protein is encoded by the exons AGCTCAAAGTACAGCAGTTCAAAGCGCGACTATGAACGCGATCGTTCCTCCAACTATCGCGATCGTGACATCTCCCCAGGCgctggcggtggcggcggcagcggtggcggaggcggtggtggcagcggtggcggtggcggacCATTGAATAATGGCAATAGCTATCGCTCACAATCACCGGACATAGATTCGCCCTCATCACGTTCGCATGATTTACGCGAACGCAGCGATCATCGAAGtggaggcggaggcggtggtggtggcggtggcagcggtggaggtggcggcggcggtggcagcaaCGATCGTTACAGTTTCATACAAAAGATGCGCGATCGGGAGCGTGATGTTTACAAAAAGGACAAATATTCCG ACAAACGCGATCGGCGTGGCAATGATCGAGACTCGGAGTCGTATCGCACGAATCATGACAGGGATCGTcgtggtggcggcggcggtggcggagcCAAGTTATGTTCATCGCGCGACAACGACAAGCGTTCCGGTTCCGATGATCGGGATCGTGAGCGTGAGCGTGATCTGCGCGACAAGCGTGACAGAGGCGCCGATCGTGATCGGGACATGTACAAGAAGGACAAATACGCAg ACAAACGCGAACGCAGCGATCGCGGGGAACGTGTTGCTCGCTATGGCGACTGGAGTGAGCATGTTAGCTCATCTG GCAAAATGTATTACTATAACTGCAAAACTGAAGTCTCCCAGTGGGAGAAGCCTAAGGAATGGGTGGATAGAGAAAG GAATCTGCCGCGTGATCAGCATCGTGAGAAGGATTACCGTGACAAGGATCGGGACAGAGATCGCGATGATCGCTTCTCAAGATCAA CATATAAACATTCCAATTCATCGCGCGACAATTCACGACTGAGATGGAATTACGACAACGATGGCGGTCCACCAAGTCATCGAAGGCGCTTGGATG GTCGACATAACGACAACGCTGACATGGATATCAGCGGCGACTCGACGCCCACCTCGGAGGCCAGCTATTCGTTGAGCGGCACACCAACCACACACggtggcagcggcggcggtggcgggggcagcggtggcggtggtgttGGCGGTGGTATACAGTCTAGCGAATCACAGAGCGCATTAGGCAATGCACTGCCACGACTCGCCTCGCATCCAAATCCCAGCGCAGTCGTCACACCAATGGGTGCGCATTATGGTGCCGCATCCGTGGGCGCCACAGGTGGCGGCAGTGCAGCAGGTGGCAGCGGCGGCAGTGGCGGTGGACCTGTTAGCGGTGCCACAATGCTACCCACCAGCGGATTGGCTTCGGTGCCAGCTGGCATTGccaacagtagcaacagcagccttAGAAACTCAGTTGTCGGACACATTGGCTCCACCTCCAGC ACGACTGTTCCGACGCTGGCGAATCAGGAGCATCATCTGAACTCGAATGCGCCCGGACCGCCTGGGAAGCTGGTTAGCGGCGGCAAGGAGCAATCAATGATGATGCGACAGAAGCTTCATTTAGGACTAAGTGGCTTAGATCATCATATGCTCGTCgccggcagcggcggcggtggcagcggTGTGGGACCCACAGGCGCCGGCAGCGGATCCGCCGTCGATGCCGTGAATCATGCCTACAATTCGGTTAACAATGTATCTGCCAGCAGCCTAAGCAGTTTAAG AGACAACAGCCAACTCAACTCACCACTGTGCATGCCGCATGCACATCACAGTATGTCGCCATCGCTGAGCTACACAAAGAGTCCGATACCAACGATCGTGGGTCACACGAATAATGTGAATGCCAGCAACGCCTATACCTGCAATGCCCCATTCGGTCTGAAGAGCGTCGAGGGCGGCGTCAGTGTTGTGTCCTCCTCACCGGCAGCAAATGCGATTGGCAATAGCAATGCGATTGttggcagcggcggcagcagcaacaacattagtagcagcggcagcagcagcaacagcagcggtggcaacagcagcatacCTGGCTTGGGGACTGTCAGCGGCATCAGCGTCATCACCTCCATGGGCAGCAATAGTTTGTGCGGCAGCGCATTGACTGGTGGCGAGGGGCCGCCAACGCCCACGCAGGAATTAGATTTAAGTGGCTCAGCTTTagaacaacaccaacaacaacaggtggccgctgccgcagcagcagccgtcgCCGCAGCAGCACTTGCCGTCGCCCAAGCGACGCAACAGCTAGCCGCGCAACAGTCTCAACAGCAGCGTAAAA TGGATGGCAGCGGTTCAGCCACACTCAGCACGCTGCAGAGTTGCGTCAGCTCTGTGCAGGCATCCAATCTGAGAGGTCCCGAAATATCGCCCAAATTGGCCAAATACTTCCGCGCCGATTTAATTGCGCATGTGACCAACTGGCAGGCGGAAGTTTTGGAGCGTCAG GCACAGAAATGCTGCGAGGACACGCATGTATTTGGGGACCTCACCTGCACTCGGATATGCGCTGAGCTGAAGTGTGCGCGCAGTTTAGTGCGAACCACGGAGATCAACGCTACGCTGCAGGAGCAAAA AATCATGTATCTGCGACAGCAAATTCGACGCATTGAGGAGTCGAAGACTCAGAACGCGTTCATGTCGGACGATACTTAG
- the LOC132795154 gene encoding WW domain-containing adapter protein with coiled-coil homolog isoform X1, translated as MTSGSSSNASSSSRSSSSNNNNNNNSSNSNMAVDLSMLTNSSNSNSNHNNHISSSNSHNNNNNNNNSNHNSSASGSSSNKIAAAATSTAIGMCRVDSSKYSSSKRDYERDRSSNYRDRDISPGAGGGGGSGGGGGGGSGGGGGPLNNGNSYRSQSPDIDSPSSRSHDLRERSDHRSGGGGGGGGGGSGGGGGGGGSNDRYSFIQKMRDRERDVYKKDKYSDKRDRRGNDRDSESYRTNHDRDRRGGGGGGGAKLCSSRDNDKRSGSDDRDRERERDLRDKRDRGADRDRDMYKKDKYADKRERSDRGERVARYGDWSEHVSSSGKMYYYNCKTEVSQWEKPKEWVDRERNLPRDQHREKDYRDKDRDRDRDDRFSRSTYKHSNSSRDNSRLRWNYDNDGGPPSHRRRLDGRHNDNADMDISGDSTPTSEASYSLSGTPTTHGGSGGGGGGSGGGGVGGGIQSSESQSALGNALPRLASHPNPSAVVTPMGAHYGAASVGATGGGSAAGGSGGSGGGPVSGATMLPTSGLASVPAGIANSSNSSLRNSVVGHIGSTSSTTVPTLANQEHHLNSNAPGPPGKLVSGGKEQSMMMRQKLHLGLSGLDHHMLVAGSGGGGSGVGPTGAGSGSAVDAVNHAYNSVNNVSASSLSSLRDNSQLNSPLCMPHAHHSMSPSLSYTKSPIPTIVGHTNNVNASNAYTCNAPFGLKSVEGGVSVVSSSPAANAIGNSNAIVGSGGSSNNISSSGSSSNSSGGNSSIPGLGTVSGISVITSMGSNSLCGSALTGGEGPPTPTQELDLSGSALEQHQQQQVAAAAAAAVAAAALAVAQATQQLAAQQSQQQRKMDGSGSATLSTLQSCVSSVQASNLRGPEISPKLAKYFRADLIAHVTNWQAEVLERQAQKCCEDTHVFGDLTCTRICAELKCARSLVRTTEINATLQEQKIMYLRQQIRRIEESKTQNAFMSDDT; from the exons AGCTCAAAGTACAGCAGTTCAAAGCGCGACTATGAACGCGATCGTTCCTCCAACTATCGCGATCGTGACATCTCCCCAGGCgctggcggtggcggcggcagcggtggcggaggcggtggtggcagcggtggcggtggcggacCATTGAATAATGGCAATAGCTATCGCTCACAATCACCGGACATAGATTCGCCCTCATCACGTTCGCATGATTTACGCGAACGCAGCGATCATCGAAGtggaggcggaggcggtggtggtggcggtggcagcggtggaggtggcggcggcggtggcagcaaCGATCGTTACAGTTTCATACAAAAGATGCGCGATCGGGAGCGTGATGTTTACAAAAAGGACAAATATTCCG ACAAACGCGATCGGCGTGGCAATGATCGAGACTCGGAGTCGTATCGCACGAATCATGACAGGGATCGTcgtggtggcggcggcggtggcggagcCAAGTTATGTTCATCGCGCGACAACGACAAGCGTTCCGGTTCCGATGATCGGGATCGTGAGCGTGAGCGTGATCTGCGCGACAAGCGTGACAGAGGCGCCGATCGTGATCGGGACATGTACAAGAAGGACAAATACGCAg ACAAACGCGAACGCAGCGATCGCGGGGAACGTGTTGCTCGCTATGGCGACTGGAGTGAGCATGTTAGCTCATCTG GCAAAATGTATTACTATAACTGCAAAACTGAAGTCTCCCAGTGGGAGAAGCCTAAGGAATGGGTGGATAGAGAAAG GAATCTGCCGCGTGATCAGCATCGTGAGAAGGATTACCGTGACAAGGATCGGGACAGAGATCGCGATGATCGCTTCTCAAGATCAA CATATAAACATTCCAATTCATCGCGCGACAATTCACGACTGAGATGGAATTACGACAACGATGGCGGTCCACCAAGTCATCGAAGGCGCTTGGATG GTCGACATAACGACAACGCTGACATGGATATCAGCGGCGACTCGACGCCCACCTCGGAGGCCAGCTATTCGTTGAGCGGCACACCAACCACACACggtggcagcggcggcggtggcgggggcagcggtggcggtggtgttGGCGGTGGTATACAGTCTAGCGAATCACAGAGCGCATTAGGCAATGCACTGCCACGACTCGCCTCGCATCCAAATCCCAGCGCAGTCGTCACACCAATGGGTGCGCATTATGGTGCCGCATCCGTGGGCGCCACAGGTGGCGGCAGTGCAGCAGGTGGCAGCGGCGGCAGTGGCGGTGGACCTGTTAGCGGTGCCACAATGCTACCCACCAGCGGATTGGCTTCGGTGCCAGCTGGCATTGccaacagtagcaacagcagccttAGAAACTCAGTTGTCGGACACATTGGCTCCACCTCCAGC ACGACTGTTCCGACGCTGGCGAATCAGGAGCATCATCTGAACTCGAATGCGCCCGGACCGCCTGGGAAGCTGGTTAGCGGCGGCAAGGAGCAATCAATGATGATGCGACAGAAGCTTCATTTAGGACTAAGTGGCTTAGATCATCATATGCTCGTCgccggcagcggcggcggtggcagcggTGTGGGACCCACAGGCGCCGGCAGCGGATCCGCCGTCGATGCCGTGAATCATGCCTACAATTCGGTTAACAATGTATCTGCCAGCAGCCTAAGCAGTTTAAG AGACAACAGCCAACTCAACTCACCACTGTGCATGCCGCATGCACATCACAGTATGTCGCCATCGCTGAGCTACACAAAGAGTCCGATACCAACGATCGTGGGTCACACGAATAATGTGAATGCCAGCAACGCCTATACCTGCAATGCCCCATTCGGTCTGAAGAGCGTCGAGGGCGGCGTCAGTGTTGTGTCCTCCTCACCGGCAGCAAATGCGATTGGCAATAGCAATGCGATTGttggcagcggcggcagcagcaacaacattagtagcagcggcagcagcagcaacagcagcggtggcaacagcagcatacCTGGCTTGGGGACTGTCAGCGGCATCAGCGTCATCACCTCCATGGGCAGCAATAGTTTGTGCGGCAGCGCATTGACTGGTGGCGAGGGGCCGCCAACGCCCACGCAGGAATTAGATTTAAGTGGCTCAGCTTTagaacaacaccaacaacaacaggtggccgctgccgcagcagcagccgtcgCCGCAGCAGCACTTGCCGTCGCCCAAGCGACGCAACAGCTAGCCGCGCAACAGTCTCAACAGCAGCGTAAAA TGGATGGCAGCGGTTCAGCCACACTCAGCACGCTGCAGAGTTGCGTCAGCTCTGTGCAGGCATCCAATCTGAGAGGTCCCGAAATATCGCCCAAATTGGCCAAATACTTCCGCGCCGATTTAATTGCGCATGTGACCAACTGGCAGGCGGAAGTTTTGGAGCGTCAG GCACAGAAATGCTGCGAGGACACGCATGTATTTGGGGACCTCACCTGCACTCGGATATGCGCTGAGCTGAAGTGTGCGCGCAGTTTAGTGCGAACCACGGAGATCAACGCTACGCTGCAGGAGCAAAA AATCATGTATCTGCGACAGCAAATTCGACGCATTGAGGAGTCGAAGACTCAGAACGCGTTCATGTCGGACGATACTTAG
- the LOC132795154 gene encoding WW domain-containing adapter protein with coiled-coil homolog isoform X4 gives MVMHARKPQRMNDGYFEKHTSHTSYQSSKYSSSKRDYERDRSSNYRDRDISPGAGGGGGSGGGGGGGSGGGGGPLNNGNSYRSQSPDIDSPSSRSHDLRERSDHRSGGGGGGGGGGSGGGGGGGGSNDRYSFIQKMRDRERDVYKKDKYSDKRDRRGNDRDSESYRTNHDRDRRGGGGGGGAKLCSSRDNDKRSGSDDRDRERERDLRDKRDRGADRDRDMYKKDKYADKRERSDRGERVARYGDWSEHVSSSGKMYYYNCKTEVSQWEKPKEWVDRERNLPRDQHREKDYRDKDRDRDRDDRFSRSTYKHSNSSRDNSRLRWNYDNDGGPPSHRRRLDGRHNDNADMDISGDSTPTSEASYSLSGTPTTHGGSGGGGGGSGGGGVGGGIQSSESQSALGNALPRLASHPNPSAVVTPMGAHYGAASVGATGGGSAAGGSGGSGGGPVSGATMLPTSGLASVPAGIANSSNSSLRNSVVGHIGSTSSTTVPTLANQEHHLNSNAPGPPGKLVSGGKEQSMMMRQKLHLGLSGLDHHMLVAGSGGGGSGVGPTGAGSGSAVDAVNHAYNSVNNVSASSLSSLRDNSQLNSPLCMPHAHHSMSPSLSYTKSPIPTIVGHTNNVNASNAYTCNAPFGLKSVEGGVSVVSSSPAANAIGNSNAIVGSGGSSNNISSSGSSSNSSGGNSSIPGLGTVSGISVITSMGSNSLCGSALTGGEGPPTPTQELDLSGSALEQHQQQQVAAAAAAAVAAAALAVAQATQQLAAQQSQQQRKMDGSGSATLSTLQSCVSSVQASNLRGPEISPKLAKYFRADLIAHVTNWQAEVLERQAQKCCEDTHVFGDLTCTRICAELKCARSLVRTTEINATLQEQKIMYLRQQIRRIEESKTQNAFMSDDT, from the exons AGCTCAAAGTACAGCAGTTCAAAGCGCGACTATGAACGCGATCGTTCCTCCAACTATCGCGATCGTGACATCTCCCCAGGCgctggcggtggcggcggcagcggtggcggaggcggtggtggcagcggtggcggtggcggacCATTGAATAATGGCAATAGCTATCGCTCACAATCACCGGACATAGATTCGCCCTCATCACGTTCGCATGATTTACGCGAACGCAGCGATCATCGAAGtggaggcggaggcggtggtggtggcggtggcagcggtggaggtggcggcggcggtggcagcaaCGATCGTTACAGTTTCATACAAAAGATGCGCGATCGGGAGCGTGATGTTTACAAAAAGGACAAATATTCCG ACAAACGCGATCGGCGTGGCAATGATCGAGACTCGGAGTCGTATCGCACGAATCATGACAGGGATCGTcgtggtggcggcggcggtggcggagcCAAGTTATGTTCATCGCGCGACAACGACAAGCGTTCCGGTTCCGATGATCGGGATCGTGAGCGTGAGCGTGATCTGCGCGACAAGCGTGACAGAGGCGCCGATCGTGATCGGGACATGTACAAGAAGGACAAATACGCAg ACAAACGCGAACGCAGCGATCGCGGGGAACGTGTTGCTCGCTATGGCGACTGGAGTGAGCATGTTAGCTCATCTG GCAAAATGTATTACTATAACTGCAAAACTGAAGTCTCCCAGTGGGAGAAGCCTAAGGAATGGGTGGATAGAGAAAG GAATCTGCCGCGTGATCAGCATCGTGAGAAGGATTACCGTGACAAGGATCGGGACAGAGATCGCGATGATCGCTTCTCAAGATCAA CATATAAACATTCCAATTCATCGCGCGACAATTCACGACTGAGATGGAATTACGACAACGATGGCGGTCCACCAAGTCATCGAAGGCGCTTGGATG GTCGACATAACGACAACGCTGACATGGATATCAGCGGCGACTCGACGCCCACCTCGGAGGCCAGCTATTCGTTGAGCGGCACACCAACCACACACggtggcagcggcggcggtggcgggggcagcggtggcggtggtgttGGCGGTGGTATACAGTCTAGCGAATCACAGAGCGCATTAGGCAATGCACTGCCACGACTCGCCTCGCATCCAAATCCCAGCGCAGTCGTCACACCAATGGGTGCGCATTATGGTGCCGCATCCGTGGGCGCCACAGGTGGCGGCAGTGCAGCAGGTGGCAGCGGCGGCAGTGGCGGTGGACCTGTTAGCGGTGCCACAATGCTACCCACCAGCGGATTGGCTTCGGTGCCAGCTGGCATTGccaacagtagcaacagcagccttAGAAACTCAGTTGTCGGACACATTGGCTCCACCTCCAGC ACGACTGTTCCGACGCTGGCGAATCAGGAGCATCATCTGAACTCGAATGCGCCCGGACCGCCTGGGAAGCTGGTTAGCGGCGGCAAGGAGCAATCAATGATGATGCGACAGAAGCTTCATTTAGGACTAAGTGGCTTAGATCATCATATGCTCGTCgccggcagcggcggcggtggcagcggTGTGGGACCCACAGGCGCCGGCAGCGGATCCGCCGTCGATGCCGTGAATCATGCCTACAATTCGGTTAACAATGTATCTGCCAGCAGCCTAAGCAGTTTAAG AGACAACAGCCAACTCAACTCACCACTGTGCATGCCGCATGCACATCACAGTATGTCGCCATCGCTGAGCTACACAAAGAGTCCGATACCAACGATCGTGGGTCACACGAATAATGTGAATGCCAGCAACGCCTATACCTGCAATGCCCCATTCGGTCTGAAGAGCGTCGAGGGCGGCGTCAGTGTTGTGTCCTCCTCACCGGCAGCAAATGCGATTGGCAATAGCAATGCGATTGttggcagcggcggcagcagcaacaacattagtagcagcggcagcagcagcaacagcagcggtggcaacagcagcatacCTGGCTTGGGGACTGTCAGCGGCATCAGCGTCATCACCTCCATGGGCAGCAATAGTTTGTGCGGCAGCGCATTGACTGGTGGCGAGGGGCCGCCAACGCCCACGCAGGAATTAGATTTAAGTGGCTCAGCTTTagaacaacaccaacaacaacaggtggccgctgccgcagcagcagccgtcgCCGCAGCAGCACTTGCCGTCGCCCAAGCGACGCAACAGCTAGCCGCGCAACAGTCTCAACAGCAGCGTAAAA TGGATGGCAGCGGTTCAGCCACACTCAGCACGCTGCAGAGTTGCGTCAGCTCTGTGCAGGCATCCAATCTGAGAGGTCCCGAAATATCGCCCAAATTGGCCAAATACTTCCGCGCCGATTTAATTGCGCATGTGACCAACTGGCAGGCGGAAGTTTTGGAGCGTCAG GCACAGAAATGCTGCGAGGACACGCATGTATTTGGGGACCTCACCTGCACTCGGATATGCGCTGAGCTGAAGTGTGCGCGCAGTTTAGTGCGAACCACGGAGATCAACGCTACGCTGCAGGAGCAAAA AATCATGTATCTGCGACAGCAAATTCGACGCATTGAGGAGTCGAAGACTCAGAACGCGTTCATGTCGGACGATACTTAG